One genomic region from bacterium encodes:
- a CDS encoding acetyl-CoA C-acyltransferase yields MGTQGHETDVVFLSGRRTPFGSFGGSLRGFTATDLGVHAARAALESAGVPADAVDHVIFGNALQTSADAIYLARHIGLRAGIPIEVPALTINRLCGSGFQAIVSGAQEILLGEANVVLAGGTESMSQAPHVVRGARWGDLRLGDAGGMFEDALWAALTDTQCRLSMAQTAEELAARYGVTREEADEVAYRSQMRAKRAWDEGRFDAEVAPITIRTRKGEVEFRVDEHIRPDTTREGLAALKPYFRADGLVTAGNASGIGDGAAAVVIANAEWAAAHGLKPIGRLVSWGVAGVEPAIMGIGPAPASRKALEKAGLTLDDMDLVEVNEAFAPQFAAVARELGLDPERTNVNGGAIALTHPLAASGTRITVHLLHELRRRGGRYGLGTACIGGGQGIAVVVEALA; encoded by the coding sequence ATGGGGACCCAGGGCCACGAGACCGATGTCGTCTTCCTCTCCGGCCGCCGCACGCCGTTCGGGAGCTTCGGCGGCAGCCTGAGGGGGTTCACCGCGACGGACCTGGGCGTCCACGCCGCCCGCGCCGCGCTCGAGAGCGCCGGCGTGCCGGCCGATGCCGTGGACCACGTGATCTTCGGCAACGCGCTCCAGACCTCCGCGGACGCGATCTACCTCGCCCGCCACATCGGGCTGCGCGCCGGCATCCCCATCGAGGTCCCGGCGCTCACCATCAACCGCCTCTGCGGCTCTGGCTTCCAGGCCATCGTCAGCGGCGCGCAAGAGATCCTGCTCGGCGAAGCGAACGTGGTGCTGGCGGGGGGCACGGAATCCATGAGCCAGGCGCCGCACGTCGTGCGCGGCGCGCGCTGGGGCGACCTGCGGCTGGGCGACGCGGGCGGCATGTTCGAGGACGCGCTCTGGGCCGCGCTCACCGACACGCAGTGTCGCCTCTCGATGGCGCAGACCGCGGAAGAACTCGCGGCCCGCTACGGCGTCACGCGGGAGGAGGCGGACGAGGTCGCCTACCGCTCGCAGATGCGGGCGAAGCGTGCCTGGGACGAGGGTCGCTTCGATGCCGAGGTCGCGCCCATCACGATCCGCACGCGGAAGGGCGAGGTCGAGTTCCGGGTGGATGAGCACATCCGGCCCGACACCACCCGCGAGGGCCTTGCCGCGCTGAAGCCGTACTTCAGGGCCGACGGCCTGGTGACCGCCGGGAACGCGAGTGGCATCGGCGATGGCGCCGCGGCGGTGGTGATCGCCAACGCCGAGTGGGCGGCGGCCCATGGCTTGAAGCCCATCGGTCGGTTGGTGTCCTGGGGCGTTGCGGGCGTCGAGCCGGCGATCATGGGCATCGGCCCCGCGCCCGCGAGCCGCAAGGCGCTGGAGAAGGCGGGGCTCACCCTCGACGATATGGACCTCGTCGAGGTCAACGAGGCGTTCGCCCCGCAGTTCGCGGCGGTGGCGCGGGAGCTCGGCCTCGACCCGGAGCGCACCAACGTCAACGGCGGGGCCATCGCACTCACCCATCCGCTCGCCGCGTCCGGCACGCGGATCACCGTCCACCTCCTTCACGAGCTGCGCCGTCGGGGCGGCCGCTACGGCCTCGGCACCGCCTGCATCGGCGGGGGGCAGGGCATCGCGGTCGTGGTGGAGGCGCTCGCCTGA
- a CDS encoding 3-isopropylmalate dehydrogenase, whose protein sequence is MARIAVIPGDGIGTEVTRQAVKLLRLFATEARLPLELVEWDLGSERYLRTGSAITTEEMEDLRANYDAIFLGALGDPRVPDNSHIRAILLGLRFHLDLYVNLRPVRLFDASLSPLRDVEPEDVDIVIVRENTEGVYAGLGGNFRRGTPDEVAIEEDIHTRKGVERIVRAAFEHARASGRHKVTLADKANAMPHVGDLWRRVFAEVAAEYPDIEHHAMYIDALALDLVLHPARYDVIVTSNLFGDILSDLAAALAGGLGLAPSANVHPGRHAMFEPVHGSAPDIAGTGRANPLAAILTAAMMLDHLGYAREAARVEAAVRRSIAERRTTPDLGGSLTTDEVGDWICEAVRET, encoded by the coding sequence ATGGCACGCATCGCTGTGATTCCCGGTGACGGCATCGGCACGGAGGTCACGCGCCAGGCCGTCAAGCTGCTCCGACTCTTCGCCACCGAGGCCCGGCTCCCGCTCGAACTCGTGGAGTGGGACCTGGGCAGCGAACGCTATCTGCGCACCGGATCCGCCATCACCACCGAGGAGATGGAGGATCTCCGGGCCAACTACGACGCGATCTTCCTCGGCGCGCTGGGCGATCCGCGCGTCCCGGACAACAGCCATATCCGCGCGATCCTGCTGGGTCTGCGGTTCCACCTCGACCTGTACGTGAACCTGCGGCCCGTCCGCCTCTTCGACGCATCGCTCTCGCCGTTGCGGGACGTGGAGCCCGAGGACGTGGACATCGTGATCGTCCGCGAGAACACCGAGGGCGTGTATGCGGGGCTGGGCGGCAACTTCAGGCGCGGGACGCCGGACGAGGTCGCCATCGAGGAAGACATCCACACCCGCAAGGGCGTCGAGCGCATCGTGCGCGCAGCGTTCGAGCACGCCCGCGCCAGCGGCCGTCACAAGGTTACGCTCGCCGACAAGGCCAACGCGATGCCGCACGTCGGCGACCTGTGGCGCCGTGTCTTCGCCGAGGTCGCGGCCGAGTACCCGGACATCGAGCACCACGCCATGTACATCGACGCGCTCGCCCTCGACCTCGTGCTGCACCCGGCGCGCTACGATGTGATCGTCACGTCCAACCTCTTCGGGGACATCCTGAGCGACCTCGCCGCCGCGCTCGCCGGCGGCCTCGGCCTCGCGCCGTCGGCCAACGTGCACCCGGGGCGCCACGCGATGTTCGAGCCGGTCCACGGCTCTGCGCCGGACATCGCCGGCACCGGGCGGGCCAATCCGCTGGCCGCCATTCTGACCGCGGCGATGATGCTGGACCATCTCGGCTACGCGCGGGAGGCGGCGCGGGTGGAGGCAGCGGTGCGCCGTTCCATCGCCGAGCGCCGGACCACGCCGGACCTCGGCGGCTCCCTCACCACGGACGAGGTCGGGGATTGGATCTGCGAGGCGGTCCGGGAAACCTGA